Proteins from a genomic interval of Spea bombifrons isolate aSpeBom1 chromosome 4, aSpeBom1.2.pri, whole genome shotgun sequence:
- the ELOF1 gene encoding transcription elongation factor 1 homolog has translation MGRRKSKRKPPPKKKMTGNLDTQFTCPFCNHEKSCDVKMDRERNTGVISCTVCLEEFQTPITYLSEAVDVYSDWIDACEAANQ, from the exons ATGGGACGCAGGAAGTCAAAAAGGAAGCCCCCTCCTAAGAAGAAGATGACCGGAAACCTTGACACCCAATTCACCTGTCCCTTCTGTAACCACGAGAAGTCCTGCGATGTGAAAAT GGATCGAGAACGGAACACGGGAGTCATCTCCTGCACGGTCTGTCTGGAGGAGTTCCAGACGCCCATAACAT ACCTCTCGGAGGCCGTAGACGTCTACAGCGACTGGATTGATGCCTGCGAAGCTGCTAACCAGTAG